A single window of Hylaeus volcanicus isolate JK05 chromosome 8, UHH_iyHylVolc1.0_haploid, whole genome shotgun sequence DNA harbors:
- the LOC128881285 gene encoding sorting nexin-12: MADTTVDATRRLNVKKQTLDDAYAAPANFLEIDVINPITHGVGKKRYTDYEVRMRTNLPVFKVKDSTVRRRYSDFEWLRNELERDSKIVVPPLPGKAWKRQMPFRGDDGIFEDEFIEDRRKGLEEFVNKIAGHPLAQNERCLHMFLQEPVIDKNYVPGKIRNT; the protein is encoded by the exons ATGGCGGATACGACCGTAGACGCGACACGTCGTTTAAACGTTAAAAAACAAACCCTGGACGACGCTTATGCAGCGCCTGCAAATTTCCTCGAGATTGACGTGATTAATCCAATCACACACGGCGTCGGCAAGAAACGGTATACCGATTACGAAGTTCGCATGAGG ACAAATCTCCCAGTTTTCAAAGTGAAAGATTCAACAGTAAGAAGGAGATATAGCGATTTTGAATGGCTCAGGAATGAACTAGAAAGAGATAGCAAG atTGTAGTGCCTCCATTACCTGGAAAGGCTTGGAAACGCCAAATGCCTTTTCGAGGAGATGATGGTATTTTTGAAGATGAGTTTATTGAAGACAGAAGGAAAGGCTTAGAAGAATTTGTTAATAA aataGCAGGCCACCCATTAGCACAAAATGAACGATGTTTGCACATGTTTCTGCAAGAACCTGTAATAGACAAGAACTACGTACCTGGAAAAATACGTAATACATAA
- the LOC128881280 gene encoding uncharacterized protein LOC128881280, which produces MTTIEQIDTSLPLKKEREEFNIEDINDDSSLEDINNLLSISLPSLSANKLHFPTDPNDEFLRLTTTVRSVYFSYLHKCLLTNYILCYKDKNEDIPCDRLKKCANQMELYAVRSSLEATLYRQNMLKLISDVKSHTIDKKTYKKLVIVLETPPTKVDIGVQTMNSWAELERADNIQSICITSNCEELSSERQMSPIKKEEDVTNKIVTQNNTPEICGYSDTASPIVNSTCFDDMEDTKLKNESDEETTNKMELDDEQTTQDCNIFNRMQDDTSTQITQNQSIIQNDDENSQDSLLQHMEDMFCDSDDSSDLMTLIEKHSGVSKANMDKEINKICLETDSLLPYNSNDKNCISESKNGTKSNLVKSSTVKQSNISTGKYSFSYYKEMKSREANKSVLPEPETPESKQKRRANSIWFVERVCQVSKLKTKMTELSLNNYRKYGRVKQKFVELFGESDDEETMPESPICIEDHLTACKERIAPWIVKHLMPFYKKRRIKDRQLFKLVAKHIADMLIIENTFPEPDCVSKYIETYFKNKKFIRTKQDVYL; this is translated from the exons ATGACGACGATAGAGCAAATAGACACATCGTTACCgttgaaaaaagaacgagagGAATTCAATATCGAAGACATTAACGATGACAGTAGCCTCGAAGATATTAACAATCTCCTGTCAATATCATTACCATCTCTTTCAgcaaacaaattacattttcccACTGATCCTAACGATGAATTTCTTCGACTGACTACCACG GTCCGTTCTGTgtatttttcgtatcttcATAAATGTTTACTCACCAATTACATTCTTTGctataaagataaaaatgaggATATTCCATGCGATCGCTTGAAAAAGTGTGCGAATCAAATGGAGTTATATGCAGTTCGATCTTCGTTAGAAGCTACTTTGTATAGGCAAAATATGTTAAAGTTG aTTTCAGATGTTAAGTCTCACACCATAGACAAGAAAACTTATAAGAAATTAGTAATAGTTTTAGAAACCCCGCCAACTAAAGTAGACATTGGAGTTCAAACAATGAATTCATGGGCAGAGTTAGAAAGAGCTGATAACATTCAAAGTATCTGTATTACATCTAATTGCGAGGAACTATCCTCTGAGAGGCAAATGTCGCCTATCAAAAAGGAGGAGGATGtgacaaacaaaattgtaactCAAAATAATACTCCCGAAATTTGTGGTTACAGCGATACAGCTTCACCCATTGTAAATTCTACTTGCTTTGATGATATGGAAgatactaaattaaaaaatgagtCAGACGAAGAGACCACTAATAAAATGGAACTCGACGACGAACAGACAACTCAagattgcaatatttttaatcgtatgcAAGATGATACGAGTACTCAGATTACACAGAACCAATCCATTATTCAAAATGATGATGAAAATTCTCAGGACTCTCTATTACAACACATGGAAGACATGTTTTGCGATAGCGACGATAGTAGCGATCTCATGACGTTAATTGAAAAACATTCGGGTGTTAGTAAAGCTAACATGGATaaagagataaataaaatatgtttagaAACAGATTCTCTCCTTCCATATAATTCcaatgataaaaattgcatatcCGAAAGTAAAAATGGTACAAAGTCAAATCTTGTTAAAAGCAGTACTGTAAAACAATCGAATATAAGTACGGGAAAGTATAGTTTTAGTTACTATAAGGAGATGAAAAGCAGAGAAGCTAATAAATCGGTGTTACCAGAACCTGAAACCCCAGAAAGTAAACAGAAACGCAGAGCGAATAGTATTTGGTTCGTTGAACGTGTATGTCaagtatcgaaattaaaaacgaaaatgacAGAATTGTCTTTGAacaattacagaaaatatggacgggtaaaacaaaaatttgttgaattgtTTGGAGAATCTGACGACGAAGAAACGATGCCAGAATCGCCGATTTGTATCGAAGATCATTTAACTGCGTGTAAGGAGAGAATAGCCCCATGGattgtaaaacatttaatgCCATTTTATAAGAAACGACGAATTAAGGATAgacaactttttaaattagttgCAAAACACATAGCCGATATGCTCATTATCGAGAATACATTTCCTG agcCAGACTGCGTGAGCAAATATATAGAAACatacttcaaaaataaaaaattcattagaaCTAAACAGGatgtatacttataa